The Candidatus Binataceae bacterium genome includes a region encoding these proteins:
- the cofH gene encoding 7,8-didemethyl-8-hydroxy-5-deazariboflavin synthase subunit CofH, which produces MNLEALRNYVDEIEAAPLGALMDKASPAVRAALKRSRERQELTPEEGLLLYTAEGGDLRAAIKCADLARAEDVGDEVTYVVNRNLNFTNICFVGCQFCGFKRQRWESDAYDHSDETILAKVGDAVARGATEVCMQGGINPEAPDFKYRDLLRTIKGGYPEIHVHAFSPMEIMFGARRVRMEYPEYIAMLRDAGLGSIPGTAAEILDDSVREILSHKKVDVATWVDIITSAHALGVRTTSTVMYGHVESPRHVLNHLGLLRDIQKQTGGFTEFVPLRFIHENTVLYRKGLVAEPPPKGTLDFQMYATSRLFLRGWIDNLQTSWVKLGVDLAALTLKTGCNDFSGTLMEESITAQAGGDSGEFVPVDLIEEKARAMGRVAVERSTLYKKLYGKKAPNGARPIITSPSPLSEADHHACGGSGGR; this is translated from the coding sequence GTGAACCTGGAAGCCCTGCGCAACTATGTCGATGAGATCGAAGCCGCGCCGCTCGGCGCGCTGATGGATAAGGCCAGTCCCGCCGTGCGCGCCGCGCTCAAACGCAGCCGCGAGCGCCAGGAGCTGACGCCCGAGGAAGGATTGCTGCTCTACACCGCCGAGGGCGGCGATCTGCGCGCGGCGATCAAATGCGCGGACCTCGCGCGCGCCGAAGACGTCGGCGACGAAGTCACTTACGTCGTAAACCGCAACCTCAATTTCACCAATATCTGTTTCGTCGGATGCCAGTTCTGCGGCTTCAAGCGCCAGCGTTGGGAGTCAGACGCCTACGACCACTCCGACGAAACCATCCTCGCCAAGGTCGGCGACGCGGTGGCCCGGGGCGCAACCGAAGTTTGCATGCAGGGCGGGATCAACCCCGAGGCGCCCGACTTCAAGTACCGCGACCTGCTGCGCACGATCAAAGGCGGCTACCCGGAGATTCACGTTCATGCGTTCTCGCCGATGGAGATCATGTTCGGCGCGCGCCGCGTGCGGATGGAGTACCCCGAATATATCGCGATGCTGCGCGACGCGGGGCTGGGATCGATTCCCGGCACCGCGGCCGAAATCCTTGACGACAGCGTGCGCGAAATCTTAAGCCACAAGAAAGTCGACGTCGCCACCTGGGTCGATATCATCACCAGCGCCCACGCGCTCGGCGTGCGCACCACTTCGACCGTGATGTACGGCCACGTCGAAAGTCCGCGCCACGTCCTCAATCACCTGGGCCTCCTCCGCGACATCCAGAAGCAGACCGGCGGCTTCACCGAATTCGTGCCGCTCCGCTTCATCCACGAGAACACCGTGCTCTACCGCAAGGGCCTGGTCGCCGAGCCGCCGCCCAAAGGGACGCTCGACTTCCAGATGTACGCCACCTCGCGCCTGTTCCTGCGCGGATGGATCGACAACCTGCAGACTTCGTGGGTTAAGCTCGGCGTCGATCTCGCCGCGCTCACGCTTAAAACCGGATGCAACGACTTTTCCGGGACGCTGATGGAGGAAAGCATCACGGCCCAGGCCGGCGGCGACTCCGGCGAGTTCGTTCCGGTCGATCTAATCGAAGAGAAGGCGCGCGCGATGGGCCGGGTTGCGGTCGAACGCAGCACGCTCTACAAGAAGCTCTACGGGAAAAAGGCTCCTAATGGCGCGCGGCCGATCATCACATCCCCCTC